Genomic segment of Arctopsyche grandis isolate Sample6627 chromosome 3, ASM5162203v2, whole genome shotgun sequence:
CTGTAGTGTTGCTGCCCATGGTAAAGTTACTAGTTGTCATACCCAAATTGATACTATCCCCACTCATACAACTTGAAACCATTTGATTGTTGAGAACATTATTAGTGGAATTTTGTTTACTATCAAGTATGTTACTTGGTATTCCTGCTAAAGAGCTACTTTCCATGCTATCCTGAATAGTTGCCTTATATTTGTCTCGTTTTTGAGTAGCGGAAGGAAGATGACTAGTACCAGATTTATTACTTCCTGTTCCACTAGTTTGACTCATCATATCGATACTTTTGGTCAAAAGTTCTTGTCCAAATGAATCAGTTAATGATTCTTGATAACAAACATTGCGTTCCAAAACAAAATCATTCAATTGTTCATTGTTTGATGAACTACTTTGTTCAGAATTACCtagaaatatgaaattatatatatgtaggtacatacatatatgtatgtatataaaaatttcaatttttaatcaaatctgTAAACGTATATTATCAAATTGGTAATTTCTAAATACATAAACGTACAtagttttttactatttaataatgtttataaaCCTGATATATTATGTTGAGTGCTTTCATTTTGTATTCCCAAATACATTGTGAATATTTCAGGATATATATCAAGTATAGACGTCAAACAACACAGAGCAGAAGCTTTAACAGAAACTCTTACAACTCGATCAGATATAGTATGATCTGTAATTTAAAACCGATTTTCAATAcccatatttaatattaattatgttattatattaaaatcaatatttggaTATCCAACTACCTGGATATCCAGTCAATAAAAATCTGCTTATTAATAACCGAGCACAATATTTAAGAGGTACATCACTATCAGAAAATGTCCCAATGTTTATCTGTAATTAAGaagcaaatataaatttatttgttcaaaaaaagttttgaaaattCTCAACGTAAATTAACCTTTTGATTAATTTCCTTGGAAAGCTGAAAATTATCTAGTTCTTCATTATGTTGAGAAAATTCTTTTTCTTCGACTTCcttatcatcatttttttcagaaaGTTTTTCTTTCACATACATAGAGAACTGTTCATTTGTCATTATTTCTGAATTAAATTCACTTATCATTGATTCACACGGAGAATCTGGAGTGTGTATACCCTACAAATTAAGATATtgatttttacgttttttttctggcataaatatgaaatataatatgtattttcattgaaaataagtCAAAACCTTCATATGCAAATCTTCCATACTTCTATGGGGTGTCTGATTTTGTGATATGCTACCAATATATAAAGGTCCTCGAAACGTTAAAATTTCACTTTGCTCACTAATTAAAACATCGTCTGAAATATTTGCCATTGATGACGCTGTCGACATTATTGACTGTACCATGCTAATAGAGCctaaataattgataaaattccAGTTATTAATTCTCACAATTTATGTATGCAAACCCATTgcacataatattttcaaatatgtatacttactCAATGATCTTTGATGACCTTTGATATTGACTTTTTCTTTGAGATTCAATAGACAAACCGGTCCATTAGGATTTAATAATGTTGACCTGATTGCTGAGCTGACATCTGTGAGAATAACATTGAGACAATCCATTGCCGCATTGAGTATGTTATGATTACTCCAATTTACTTCAATATAATGTAGGCACATTTGGTATATCTAAAaaatgtatggatgtgaaaaaCAAACATTCCTATAATAAGCAATATGAAATAAGATCATAAAATTATAACCATCATATATTTCACAGTAGGTATGACATCATTATTTAAGCTATTAATTGGAGTAATGTGAAATACCGCCCTCAATGTTCCAAACCAACCCAAAATTGAATCTGAAGAACAATTTTTCTCTTGTAGAGCATCTAAAAAATTACAACAGAATAATTTTATCCTATATTTATAAACCATTAAAATGATACTAgaaaaatatatgaacatacttagagccatatttacaatatgtaaaataaattttttgggATAATATTGACATAATTCGGCTATACAATTTGCTGAATTTCTACGAATGGAGGGAGTTGGAGAATCTACGAGGGATATTAGAGTTGTCAATAAACCTGTAAAATCAATACAATTACATCAATTTCTTGTATAAAATTCACttttcaattttgtttaaattgctttttgtttaaatctataaaaaattaccaaacATTTCATCTTTAGTGGCAAAAGATGATAATGCTTTCATTATTCTCGGAAGGTTTACTTCAAGACACTCCATAAGTAAAATATCGCCTTTATCTGTAACGGTTGCTGGATCTTTGATACTATCCACAATATCTCGCAATCGAATCAAAGTGCTTTGGGCAAATATTCTCCCTCTTCCTGCACCGGCTCTCAACCAACTTTGTCCCAGACATATTCGAGATAGAACAGCACGTAACCATCTAAAAAAATCatgacataatatatgtacaccattatTTATTTCTAGCTATTAAAATTATTGTCGATATATGAACCTTGGATGTTTGTCGGAAGTTAAGttattatgtaaatgtaaatgcaCTTTTGATGAGTGAAAGGGAGCTCCGCTAATTACGACCCGATTCAAAGCCTCATCAGCTACCAAGCGAACTTCAGCCTGAAATAGCAAATCACGATAAGCTAATAATACCAAGGAttgaaaatgatatttaaaCTTGTCCTCGTTGTAGAGTTAAACCAGAGATTTGAGACAGATCCAAGAAAAAAACTTACACTATTATGACTGCACAATGCCAATAATATTGGAATGGATTGCTGTAAAAATGATGAATATTGAGAAATCATGGAATGATGACCTCCCAAAGCACCCATACATTGTCCCAAAATTCCAGCAAAGTTTTGAAGCTCATAGGTtctaaaaaattttcaaaacatcaaAGATGTAAAATATTAGAACAGTGTATCGAAATGTTGTAAATGTGAAACACGTCATTTCAAAACACATAATTGTTTGTATGAAtgacttttgaaaaaaaatgtcagtCAAGTTACTTGTGTGCATTTTCTGGATTTTTTAGATATTCTAAAGCCTTCTCCACCCTCTCTATGATGGTCATTTTGCTGCAGTCGGTTCAAGTCATTTCCATCGAATTCGTTGAAAGAACCGGTCCACCACGAATGGACCACACCAAGTGTCAAAATTTTTGCTATAACACACCATAGTACGACCATCTACGTTTTGATTTAGAACAACATTAAgcgaatgtatatatatttcgcGATAACCACTATGTGAAAGTCCAGAGCCACGCTCACcatatgtaaaaatgtgtggAACGCACACATGCGGCTGAAATGTAAAGGCGACCGACATaaatgagagtcgaaaaaattatactccttaaaaatacaaaacaagacatcgtactttttaaaatgcaattaGGCTGCcctgttgtatacttgtggattgctatGGCAGGTTGCAATttgtaacacacccgaactataattcggggaaataacgggatagcaggtatagctttggTCTGCGTAGAGCTAGgtattttatgttatattatctCTGCGACTGACAGATGTATTTCTTTAAGTATGTTGAGTATTAATTTGTCATCGGAAGGACAATATCCTAGATGTGAGATtggggggtaaaaacactacattttcatgaatgaactcgaaaacgttcagtctctcttgtcaTCTGGTcatgttcagaactaaacgttttggttttatgtgtgtttttttttaatcaaagagtggccgatttaagtttgcacataGGTGGCCGAACTCCTAGCCGCGGATTGgtgaaaatgtatattatttaacatcgctattaatttgaaatagacTCTAGCATTACAATATCACTTAATCGAATAAGAAAAACGCATTGTAacaataataatctaatatataatttcgaaagagattttgtatgtaactattgttggttcgtagaaaaacaaatgaatattcaaataaatttaaataaaataaaactattcaaataaacttaaataaaataaaactattcaaataaatttaataaaatgtttactattagattggccatgtttaagcggtttatattacaaaaaaaaactagtttACACATATCATTCACTTGTAATAACAATCttgaaatatattgaatataaatatttaaaatattatttctcaaAATTGCATGGGCAAAAGctagaaatattaatattatgatCCTGCTATTGGTAGAATGGTTGTCAAATAAGTGACAGTTCTAAGTCAAAATCATATGTTTTGAAATCGATCAATTCTATTGATAATAAAGCCTTATTTTAGGTTTAATTTGTATCAAATACTCAAGTTTAATACGGCGAATCTTTTGGCTGACTGTTTTCATTAAACAGCTTGACTTAatctattatttatacattgttAACATCAGGGTGAAGGTCATGTCTGATACGGACGCCGACATTATGGGAGGCCTGAAGATGGTGTTGGATCAAATGAGGCAAGCCGTTCTACGAAGAAATAAAGTAAGTCacaaaaaagtaattaaaaacaaCGTTAATACACTTATTTACTATTATCTTAAAAAAGTAAAACTGTAAGTAGTATTATGGAAAATCTTTTAAGAATTTTGCGACGACTTTTCTGTTTACAATATCGACACGTTGATAAATGCTTTTCAACTAACCTTACTTCAATTCAAGaaaatgtatgtgtttataaaaatgttattgaacaaaaatattatataatataacactataataatttcaaaattaattaaaaatacaggtttttaatatattttttttgtctaagGTCGTTTTCATAATCACAAGTATGTAACTTAAATAAACtgcctgtgtatatatgtatataaataaaatgataggataaaaaatgttattcaaACCTCACACAAATAAATTCGAATAATATACAATAGGTATATGCTTGGTAATATAACAATTATAAATCATATGTTGTGATTTTTGAAGTTCCAGTATTATTTAAGGTTCcactttaaaaaaaagaaaacatctAGATATGTAAGTACCTTGTTTTATAGTGGAACAAATTCAATTAGtaagtgtttaaatttttaaagagtTCTGATACTTGAAATTTATGTTAATTGTATTGCTGTTACAATATCCTGATTTCTTTTTATGTTCGTTTCAGAGCTTGCCACAAATAGAACCCAGATTGGTATGTGTTTCAAAAACAAAGCCAACACCGATGCTTATAGAAGCATATGAAGCTGGACAGAGACATTTTGGTGAAAACTACGCAAATGAATTGAACGAGAAGGCTTCTAGTGCTGATATTTTGGAGAAATGCAAAGATATAAAATGGCATTTTATTGGACATCTACAgacaaataaaatcaataaagttCTCAGTTGTCCAGGTTTATTTATGGTCGAAACTATTCATTCCATTAAGCTAGCAGAAAATATTAATAAGCAATGGcctaaatttaatattgatgaaAGACAATTAAATGTTATGGTTCAAATTAACACCAGTGGTGAAGATGgtgactaatttttttttattattattaaatttaatacatttttaaagataaaaaatatgagatgatatattttttgtagCAAAAAACGGTGTACAACCTTCTGAGGCTGCCAATTTAACTGAATATGTCATAAAAAATTGTCAGAATTTGTCTTTAAAGGGATTTATGACGATCGGGCAATATGGTTATGATTGTAGCCTAGGACCAAATCCAGATTTTATATGCTTAGCTAAATGTCGTGAAGATGTGTGTTCTCAATTAGGGTTGAATTTATCCGATATGGAGTTATCGATGGGAATGTCCAGTGACTTTGAGCATGCCGTAAGTAATACCTATATGTAATAGTTTTTCTCTAAAATAATTATCATtgttaaacattaattaatatcaaatgaagggctgaaaaccagagtggtacaagtgacattttaaaaaaaatctggtttaagtgctaaaataaaaatatatatgaaatgctattattttatcaCTTAAACcggctttttttaaaaatgtcacttgtaccagtctggttttcagcccgtcaaataaaagattttagatatgtacatattaatatgacACTATTTGTATTGATTGCAGATTGAATTGGGAGCTACTACAGTACGTGTCGGTTCCAATATATTTGGACACAGACaaccaaaaatataaattagataTTGATGAAATTCTTATTACTTAATCAGTACTTAGTTGTTCAAGTGATTTAAATCAACGACAATAATAcgttacattcatatatatttcaaGTACTTACTTTTCATTCGTGTAAATGAACTTAAAATAATTACTTAATGTTAATGATCTATGTGTGAATATTCAGTTTATTAAAGTTATTTTgttgaaagatttttttttattaaatgtgtaAGTTTGTTTTGTAGTTTAATAGTGAAATTTTGGAAAGGGTAACAACAttcagataaaaaaaagaagTCCAGGTGTAATTTTTAGATTATCTTTTGCAAGGGTGGGGAGAGTTGTGCGTACACATCTGGGTTTGTGACTAACAGCGCTGCAATGTGGTATTTTTGGATTGAGGTCAAAATGTgtgaaattttaacacaatatcGACTGATCATACATCTGCACAATCTTCTTTACATAATCTGATGATATAGTAGACAAAATTAAATGctataactatgtatatctccATGCATATCGTGatctgttttatttaattaaatatcgtCAGTTGAGAATATTTGGTTTTGCATTGAAAAATATGTTATGGGCCAGGGTTAAGTATAACGTTGCCCgttctattttttattagtcTCGGAGCTTGGAATATTTTGATACttgttgaaatatatgtatgtatgtcaaatagAAATCAATGAAAAAGTAGTTTGTGTGCTATTTACTAATGTGTTCTGTTcattatattagatttaatgtgcatttcattgtataatttatcataaatattgaataaagagatatgtacataaatgtatgcatTTCAATTACCATGATCTTGTAATTTTCTTTATGTATAGATAGATGCACATGATTCATTCATGCTCGCAGTTGGCGCATTAATAAATTGTATCATCTTGGCATTACGAATATCAAGATCAGCATCGcatgataaatatatatataggtgagaaagagatgtcaGAAATTTTACACTTATCTACTCGTAAATTAGTATTTTACATGTCTTCCAGgttaaataaacgaattttcaattttttaaatagaatatTCGGGAAATAGCACAATCTAAGATTTATttgtttgatattatattttatgatgcaatattaaatatattattatgcaatattttgatgcgaatacatacatatgtacatatactacaccctcatttattatattgtagattaaaaaatattttgaatcgaGATACATTGGAAACATTATACACCTATTCAGAAATAGATCCCATTGTTTGCTTTTTGTAAATCACAATTTTCGATTATATCTTTATatgtatcaataaaataaatataattaaaaagctGTTTATGATTTCTTGACAGAAAATTTTATGTATCATTAAcattttgacatacatacatatagatatgtacatacatatgtacacatacaaacTATGTATTtccgaaatattaaaaatctagAATCACCAATTATCTACTAGTATTAATAAATCAAGGTAGTTGTTTTTAAATCTCAAAAATATCGTTATAAATAGATTGCATTGAATCGTCTTAGTATCACCACTACGTTTATTTTAGTttcaatatgtaattttttatttttgttttctatatgtactttcatcttaaaaattattttttttgcggATTTATGTCgtacttacttacatatatgtacatatgtatgtacgcatgtatgattattacatattacatacatatatgaatatatatacgaataaatAGATAgatagctttttattattatattccagTACATTTGTATGATCAATTTTGTCAACACAGTGTCGcgctttatttatgtacttgtacatacaatgtatgtacatacatatgtatatatatacttttaaatgtcaaagttgaaatattgtattcttttgattaatttttgtaaAGCTTCAAAGTACCTTAATGCGTCTTGATTGCCTTTCATTGTCGAAAGGTCAATGCGATCGTTACATTGCTCTTGTGATTATATTTTTGGATATACATTCAAACATACAGTCTAAGTTAAAATgtctatatctatgtaaaacgTATTCGACGCGTATACAATATATggagtttatatttttactttttctacatatgtacgtagtaacaatagatgaagctttgtgatcattcgaactgtgactgattcgaactctagaaaaaatatgtatgtcggtgtattttggggatttagtaccaccgttagtcctatcgaactgaaacttagtgtcGGTCACTGAAATTCTTTTCGAtacgatgtattttttttttcgaccgGAAATCCGGAAATCCCGTCttcatttttttgaatttaactATCACCCAAATCGCTAGCTGAATCAGACTGATTCAGCAAGCGGTTTTTTACatctaatagaaattataaattttataccccaatattttttgaatatttaacctGAACCGGAAATTTCATATTTgtcagtttaagctcaataccattttattttacaaatttagtaagcatctgtctatcggaagtggcagtttactcttgctcgatttttcttccactatttttttaaaccccttaaacatgtgtgctcctcacgaaaaaatcaagtataattcttgtatgaatcactaaatttaacaaaccggaaatgggattttttcctcttagaaaggtcaaaaatgttatgaCCACGAttatttccacacccctgaacgtattaagctgaaaatttatatttgtattctttttgtactaacgtagagctgataaggttttggtcagaattcgtaaaccggatgtagtattttttttctaagcaacatttcattattttattttgaccttttaaattattttcattttcttgatttttaatgtgtataataattatagtgattttaagaaatgaaaaaaaattgaacaaaatttgacaaccggaagtagaacttttgtcttgtgtaagtttccctacatttgcgctcaatttgcatcaaaaatgctctcataaccagTTTGTGTGAacctgtatgtatgtttaattatcgaattttgttttgtgaccttcttatattccagaaatacatacattggttgttcacatccgaatttttaatatcaatatcaCGCAAATTTGTGCCGACTGGTAACCAAATTCTCTTGAAAGTTTTATCAATACTACTCGTGAACTAATTTGTGCTCATTCGACCAAAATAACTGTATTAGTTAACTCATTCGGTACAAAGAGATATATTACCTAGTTAGCTTATCTCCTAACGAGATCTTAGATCGGATATGAGGGGCGGTAGAGGCTTCCAAGTTGACACAACTTGAAGAACTATAATTGgctacatatacctacatataatacatatgctaTTAACAAGACTTCGAACAATAATGATGATCAAGATTATAAAATGGTAAACTTTCAAAACTAATATTAGTATTGTGCGGAAAGCGCagcatattgatttattttttaatatataattttttaatttaaaaggtttAATAACGCCGTTTAGCCATTTTTGGTTTCGTTAAAATATGCCacgaatataattaatatttgtcGACACAAAAAGGAATCCTCCTTTCGGAGGATGTTTTTCCTCCAAATTAATTTCATGTTTTCAGCGCTATAAATCATCTTGCTGCTTTCGGTCGGCAGTTAAAGTTGActtaatatatgattttatatatgtatgtatatgttttttcatTCTGTCTGAAAAAGCTTATCGGAAAATGCCGAATAATTCTTTGACTTACATTTCGAGAAATTGAATTTGAGTTACGGTTCATTGAATCATTCTCGTTcacatttttactatacataactTCGCGTCTGCTATTAAACTAACTTCTGTGATGGATTTTACTTTTCATAATAGAGTTTTTATTggtatttacttttttaaataaatcaataatgtaAGGtgcttaaatttattgatttacaaGTAATGTTTCCATAATAGACGAATAAACGAtaatttgaatgtacataatgggtgaccgtgaaaaagtcgaaaatattcgtttatcatgcatacatatgaaaaacggttagtatatatgtatgtatatatcagtagcgtgcggtaaaattctctctccccccccgtcgtacatcctcacttaatttgcgcgagcacgatacaacaggaacaagaggaacaggcttttcctcccgtatccgcgcgcgcacatttaacaaggctgtatgacaaaaagagagataatttcaccgcatgccactgatatatattatatatacatagtaccgtttaccatgcccccttttttttttgatctttcgacttaagatctttcgattttcgatctttgccttccgatatttgctttttcgaccttttcactttcggtcccgtgaggtagacccctctGGTCATAATATCTCGTAATTTGCTCTTGAGACGTTTTGGCTATTGTCAAcatcttttttttaatgctcAATGTTTAGCGTATTAGACAGTGCTtgcaactgagtggtcacgagttcgatCCCTTACTTAGTGTTGTTGGttagaccttggatatacatgtatgtatgtatgtatgtatgtatgtatgagacttaaggtcgatcatttcctatcagagtttgccaatttatctgatttaattgttggaacgtttcatataaaattagccACCTACCcttatttgtcaccattatttgaatttaatttcaaatttatataaggTGTCGCCTTGTGGGCAATCCCGTAATGTAAACCTTgggaaaaattaataattaaaaaatactacatactaTAGCACATTTCGATCgttcaaaagacaatttttaccatgaaaatcgcgaatacggaatatttggcactcgagttcttgttagtGTGATGGGCTTTTCGGCTGCcaaatgttccgttatagagattttagtgacttttgggcgagcgttttgtgaccaataatcaccgaaccttggAATGTATATTGTTACTCCCCTGTTTAGTGCTATTTTGTGGCCATTGCCCCAAAGAGTATCAGTTCTACTGTTATAAATAATGAGGAAAGTAGGGGATGAAAAGCTTTAAaggaaacaataataataataaataagttataaaaatacatgtgatgtcgtaaaaatgtattcatttattttatattttatacatgtgatgtttgaaaaatatattagttacttattattattagcaTATTTAATTCTACTTAAGTATTCACCAACGAGCAAAACAAATTGAgtcattattgaaaataaattcacattgtttttataaaaaacttACACATTTTCATTGATTGGCATCTACATACTTAcgactatataatatttcattgccATAATTTTGTCACGAAGCTAatataattgatataaaatgtcATTCTGGTTTAAATCAATAACGTAAGTATTATATCTATGCAACATATTTCAATTGAATCGAATCGTTTGGATAGACATATGTAATTTTGCGGTAATATTACTGAAACAAATGAACCTATATTGAAAATTCATTAGGATGAGTTTGAAATCTTCATACTGAGTGCGAGTGGTCGAAATCTAAGCGATTGCAATTAGAATTCGGTGATTGCATTTGAGGATATCGATTGAGTTCGATGACGAAACTGAGTAAGACATAGTGGTAGTCCGACAATAGGCTCAAGTGGCATTTGATAAGAGGTTGGTCGCGGAATCTGCGGAAAATCCATTTATAACGCGGCGGGGCAGGCTCCTAGTGGACCCAGAGGGGCGCCGACTCTTCTCTCTCCTACTAAATATGGACTCAGGTGACCGAGCTGGCCCCCACGTGGCCTACCAGGCCCCCTCCTGAACCAACATGGTGCCGGAGGCCCTGCCGCAGCCGCCAGTCGGTAGCCGCACTCCGAGGTAACACTAGTCCTTCTTCGACACACACAAAACAATGGTAAGTTAACGACGAACAACAAGTGACATTGACAACCGAGCCATAGTGACATTTAAACACCCACAAACCcttcaaaatgaaaacaatcaaGTGTTATTCGTGATATACGACGCAGTGCATATTCTAAGAGGTGCAAGACATTTGTATACGAACCTAAGGTGCAGTGGACTAGAGCCATTACTTTTTTTCTTGGATTGCTGATTTGAATTTAAGTTAAATCGATTGAAAGTTTTCTACTTTAGTGAATTCCGTGTGTTTACACGTGTTTGAATTACTTGCTCGACTAACTTCTAGGTAATTAGACTGCTACGGAACGTTTTTCTTCTGAAAGAACAGTCCTTACACATATAGGAGCTATGTATGTTGTACTTTGAGAGACTTTTCATTGAACGAGGGGATCTTATTAAGGATTTTTTTGAAGTTATCCAACTCAAGCTTTTA
This window contains:
- the LOC143910073 gene encoding pyridoxal phosphate homeostasis protein; translated protein: MSDTDADIMGGLKMVLDQMRQAVLRRNKSLPQIEPRLVCVSKTKPTPMLIEAYEAGQRHFGENYANELNEKASSADILEKCKDIKWHFIGHLQTNKINKVLSCPGLFMVETIHSIKLAENINKQWPKFNIDERQLNVMVQINTSGEDAKNGVQPSEAANLTEYVIKNCQNLSLKGFMTIGQYGYDCSLGPNPDFICLAKCREDVCSQLGLNLSDMELSMGMSSDFEHAIELGATTVRVGSNIFGHRQPKI